The DNA segment GATCTTCGGTCCGGTGTTGTGCGTGGTCCGCGCGGAGACCTACGACGAGGCCATCGCGCTGATCAACGACTCCCGCTGGGGCAACGGCACCGCGATCTTCACCCGGGACGGCGGCGCCGCCCGCCGCTTCCAGCTCGAGGTGAAGGCGGGCATGGTCGGCGTCAACGTGCCGATCCCGGTCCCGGTGGGCTACCACTCCTTCGGCGGCTGGAAGGACTCCCTCTTCGGCGGCCATCACATCTACGGCAACGACGGCGTCGCCTTCTACACCCGGGGCAAGGTCGTCACCACGCGCTGGCCGGACCCGTCCGACGGAGGCATCAACCTCGGCTTCCCGAGCAACTCCTGACCCCCGGCCCCCGGGGCCCTGCCTTCGGCAGGGCCCCCGACAGGAAGGTACGCCCGTGACTCCTCCCCCTCGTGAACGAGGCGGCTTCTCACTCGACCCCGAAGGGTCTTGTGGCTGCCAGGCCCTGACCGCTGCCGAAGCAGGTGGGCGGCGTCCTGCACCGCTTCGCGGCTCCGAACATCAGGACGCGTTTTTCGCCCGGCCTGAAGGCCGGGATTCCCGCGCAAGATCAGGGATGGCGAAGACCGTGACCGGGCCCGTGCCGTGACCGGACCCGTGCTCAGCTCACTGGACTTCCCCCTGGACCGGGGCAGTCCGGTGCCGCTGTACCACCAGCTCGCCCAGCAGTTGGAAGCGGCGATCGTGCAGGGCGTCCTCGCCCCGGGCAACCTCCTGGGCAACGAGGTCGGCCTCTCGGTGCGCCTCGGTCTGTCCCGCCCCACGGTCCGCCAGGCCATCCAGTCCCTTGTCGACAAGGGGCTGCTGGTCCGGCGGCGTGGAGTGGGCACCCAGGTGGTGCACAGCCAGGTCAGGCGTCCCCTGGAGCTCAGCAGCCTCTACGACGACCTGGAGGCGGCCGGGCAGGGACCGAGCACGGAGGTCGTCCGCCACGAGAAGGTCCCGGCGCCCCCCGGCGTGGCGACGGCCCTGGGTCTGCCCGAGGGCGGAGAAACGGTCCTCCTCGAACGTCTGCGCCGCACCCACGGCCGGCCCGTCGCCCTCCTGTGCAACTACCTCCCGTCGGGCCTGCTGGAACTGGACGACGCCCGGCTGGAGTCGACCGGCCTGTACCGCATGATGCGCGCGTCGGGCATCACCCTGCACAGCGCCAGGCAGACCGTCGGGGCCCGTTCGGCCACCGCCGGGGAGGCGTCCCGCCTGGACGAGAAGGAGGGCGCCGCCCTGCTCACCATGCACCGCACCGCCTACGACGACACGGGCCGCGCGGTGGAGTACGCCGCCCACGTCTACCGCGCCTCGCGCTACTCCTTCGACTTCCAGCTGCTGGTCAGATCCTGAGCGGGCGGCCTTCGGCGGGGCGGGCGCCCCGAGTGTCTCAGTGCGCCGCGTCCAGCCGGGCCCGCTGCTCCGGCGACAGCTCCAGGTCCACCACCGCCAGGTTCTCCTCCAGTTGGGCCACGGAGGACACTCCGGCCAGCGGCAGGATCGGCAGTTCGTGGCCGAGTTGCCAGGCCAGCACCACCTGGCCGGCGCCGGCCCCGGTCTCCCGGGCGACCTCGTGCAGCACCTTCAGCCGGGCGGGTGTCCCCGGGTGGTCGTAGTCCCGGGGCAGCCGCTCCGGCCGGGCCTATGCGCC comes from the Streptomyces sp. KMM 9044 genome and includes:
- a CDS encoding GntR family transcriptional regulator, translating into MLSSLDFPLDRGSPVPLYHQLAQQLEAAIVQGVLAPGNLLGNEVGLSVRLGLSRPTVRQAIQSLVDKGLLVRRRGVGTQVVHSQVRRPLELSSLYDDLEAAGQGPSTEVVRHEKVPAPPGVATALGLPEGGETVLLERLRRTHGRPVALLCNYLPSGLLELDDARLESTGLYRMMRASGITLHSARQTVGARSATAGEASRLDEKEGAALLTMHRTAYDDTGRAVEYAAHVYRASRYSFDFQLLVRS